CCTCGAAGCCGACGAACGCGAAGAAGCCGAGCGCCGTCGCGCCGAGCACACCCGTCATCAGGGCGTAGGCCGTGCCGTCGCCCGCCTCGAAGTCCGTGAGCCGGGAGGGTTCGCCGTCCCCGCTCAGGACCGCGTACGCGCCGATCGCGAGGATGATGGCCAGACCTGTCAGCTCGACGAGCGTGAGCACCACGTTCGCCTTCACCGACTCGGCGACCCCGCGCAGGTTCAGTGCCGCGAGCGCGAGGATGAAGACGATCGCGACCAGCGTCGGCGGGAGTGCGTCGTCCGTCAGCTCCCCGAGGTAGTCGCCGCTGAAGGCGAGGGCCGCGGCGCTCGCCGACGACAGGCCGGAGCACATCACCATGAAGGCGATGATGAAGGTCAGGAACGGCGTCCTGAACGCCTTCTGCGTGTAGAGGGCGGCGCCCGCCGCCTTCGGGTACTTGCCGACCAGCTCGACGTACGACGCCGCCGTCAGGATCGCCACGACGAAGCCGATCGCGAACGGCAGCCACAGCGCGCCGCCGACCTTTCCCGCGACCTTGCCGGTGGTGGCGTAGATGCCGGTGCCGAGGATGTCGCCGATCACGAAGAGAATCAGGAGTCTGGGGCCGATCGCGCGGTTCAGCGCGGGTTCGCCGGCGGGTGCTGTCGCGGTGGTGGGCTTGTCGGACGTCGTCACAGGATCATCTCCCCCGAGGGTGTGCCTGGAGAGAGCGTCTGCCCCGCAAGTGCCGTGCGGATGCGGGAGTTGAGGAATTCCAGAGCAAGCGGCTCAGAGGTCGCGCAGGGCGTCCCGGCGTCCGCCGCCCGACTCGGCGACGATCTCCTCCAGGGTCTGCGGCTCCCGCACGGTGGCGAAGGCGACCTCTCCGCCCGCACCCGCCGCGAACCCGTAAATGCCGGGCCGGGCAAGGCTGTTGTACGAGTAGTGGTGCGCGAAGTAGTACGCGCCCGTGTCGAGCACCGCCGCGTAGTCGCCCTGTTCGAGCAGCGGCAGCGGACGGTTCTCGGCGAGCAGGTCGCCCGCGAAGCAGGCCGGGCCCGCGACGTCCTGGCCGACGGGCGGACCGCTCTTGGGCAGCCCCTTCGCGTCGAACGCGGCGATCCGCAGCGGCCAGGAAGCGGGCGCGTACACCGTGCGCGCCGCCACCTGGACGCCCGCGTGCGTCACCGCGATGGGCCGGTCGCCCGCCGTCTTGGTGTACTCGACACGGGCCAGGATCGTGCCGTGCCTGGCGAGCAGCGAGCGGCCGAACTCGGTGACCAGGCCGTAGCGCCCGTCGAGCAGGCCGGGTACGCGGGACTTGAGGCGGCGCGCGTACTGCGCGTGGGTCGGGGTCTCCTCGTCCGACCCGAAGTTGACGGGCAGACCGCCGCCGATGTCGATGGTGTCGATCTGGTGCCGGCCGGCCCGTTCGTTGATCTCCTCCGCCAGCTCGTACGTCGCTGCCACACCCCGCACCATCATTTCGAGGGGCATGCCCTGCGAGCCGGAGTGGGCGTGCAGGCGGGTCAGCCAGGGGCGGTCCAGGTACGCCTGGATGATCCACTCGCGGGCGCCCTCGTCGCGCAGCGCGACGCCGAACTTGGAGGTTGCCGTCGCCGTGGAGAGGGCGCCGATCGACCCGCCGCCGATCTGCGGGTTCACGCGCAGGCCGACGGGGGAGCGGGTGGGGGCCGACCGCGTCATCGCGTCGATGCGGGCGAGCTCCTGCGGGTTGTCCGCGTTCACGGCGATCCCGAGGGCGAGGGCCTCGCGCAGCTCGGCGGGGGTCTTCGCGGGCGAGTCGAGGACGGTGTGCGTGGGCGGCACACCCGCGGCCCGCGCGAGGGCGAGCTCGCCGGGGCTCGCCACCTCGGCGCCGATGCCCGCGTCGCGCAGCAGGCGCAGGACCGGGACCAGGGGCGACGCCTTCACCGCGAAGGCGTGCAGGACGGGGGTGCCGGGCGGGGTGACCGCCTCGAAGGCGGCATGCAGGGAAGCGGCGGCCGTGCGGATCCCGGTGACGTCCAGGAGGCCGGCGATGGGGGACGCGGGGTCGACGAGGCCCTGCTCGACGGCGGCGCGGACGGCCCGGTCGCGGCGGGCGGCGGGGCCCACCGCCTCCGCTCTGTCCGCCTCGGATGCGTGTGCGGTCTCCGTGTCCTGATCGCTCATGCGTTCCAGCCAATCATCCGCGACGCGGTAGCGCTGCCCCGTCAACGTATTGACTAGCTCTATTCAACATCGCAGGATGTGAATAACAAGGTCACAGCAGAGCGTCACCAGCAGACCGACAGCAGAGCTTTTCGCGAGGAGGCATCGCCATGTCAGGACCCCGCCCCGTACGGGCACCGCGCGGTACGGAACTGAGCGCCCTGGGATGGCAGCAGGAAGCCGCCCTCCGCATGCTCCAGAACAACCTCGACCCCGAGGTCGCCGAGCACCCCGACAAGCTCGTCGTCTACGGCGGCACCGGCAAGGCGGCCCGCGACTGGCGCTCCTTCGACGCGATGGTGCGCACGCTGAAGACCCTCAAGCAGGACGAGACGATGCTCGTCCAGTCCGGCCGCCCGGTCGGCGTCATGCAGACCCACGAGTGGGCCCCGCGCGTCCTGATCGCCAACTCGAACCTGGTCGGTGACTGGGCGAACTGGGAGGAGTTCCGGCGCCTTGAGGCCCTCGGCCTCACGATGTACGGCCAGATGACGGCCGGCTCGTGGATCTACATCGGCACGCAGGGCATCCTCCAGGGCACGTACGAGACGTTCGCCGCCGTCGCCGCCAAGAAGTTCAACGGCACGCTCGCCGGGACCATCACCCTCACCGCCGGTCTCGGCGGCATGGGCGGCGCCCAGCCCCTGGCCGTCACGATGAACGACGGCGTCGCGATCTGCGTCGACGTCGACCCGCGCGCCATCGAGCGCCGCATCGAGCACCGCTACCTGGACGTGAAGGCCGACAACCTGGCCCACGCGCTCCAGCTCGCGGTCGAGGCCCGCGACGCCCGCCGCCCGCTCTCCATCGGCCTCCTCGGCAACGCGGCCGAGCTGCTCCCGCAGATGCTCGCCGAGGGCGCCCCGATCGACATCGTGACCGACCAGACCTCGGCCCACGACCCGCTCGCGTACCTCCCCGTCGGCGTCGACTTCGACGACATGCAGACCCTCGCGGCCAAGGACCCGGCGGGCTTCACCACCCGCGCCCGTGAGTCCATGGCGCGCCACGTCGAGGCCATGGTCGGCTTCATGGACGCGGGCGCCGAGGTCTTCGACTACGGCAACTCCATCCGCGGCGAGGCCCAACTCGCGGGCTACGACCGCGCGTTCGCCTTCCCCGGCTTCGTCCCCGCCTACATCCGCCCCCTCTTCTGCGAGGGCAAGGGCCCGTTCCGCTGGGCGGCGCTCTCCGGCGAGGCATCGGACATCCACAAGACCGACAAGGCGCTCCTCGACCTCTTCCCCGGCAACGAGTCCCTGCACCGCTGGATCAAGATGGCCGGCGAGCGCGTGCACTTCCAGGGCCTCCCGGCGCGCATCTGCTGGCTGGGCCAGGGAGAGCGCGACAAGGCGGGCGACATGTTCAACGACATGGTCGCCAACGGCACCCTCGCCGCCCCCCTCGCGATCGGCCGCGACCACCTCGACTGCGGCTCGGTGGCATCGCCGTACCGCGAGACCGAGGCCATGCTCGACGGCTCCGACGCGATCGCCGACTGGCCGCTCCTGAACGCCATGGTGAACGTCGCGTCGGGCGCCTCCTGGGTCTCCATCCACCACGGCGGCGGCGTCGGCATGGGCCGCTCCATCCACGCGGGCCAGGTCTCGGTCGCCGACGGCACCGCCCTTGCGGGCGAGAAGATCCGCCGCGTCCTCACCAATGACCCCGGCATGGGCGTCATCCGGCACGTGGACGCGGGCTACGACATCGCGGAGTCGGTGGCGGACGAGAAGGGCGTACGGATCCCGATGCGCGAGGGTGACCAGGCGTGAGCGACACGTTCCACGCCATGTGGCGTTCGCTGCGGCCCATCGGCCGCAGCGACGCCTCGGGCGGCTACCGCCGCTACGCCTGGACCGGCGCCGACGCCGACTGCCGCGTCTGGTTCCAGGCGCAGGCGGAGGCGCGCGGCCTCGACTACGAGGTCGACCGCAACGGCAACCAGTGGGCCTGGCT
This Streptomyces sp. NBC_01283 DNA region includes the following protein-coding sequences:
- a CDS encoding APC family permease, whose amino-acid sequence is MTTSDKPTTATAPAGEPALNRAIGPRLLILFVIGDILGTGIYATTGKVAGKVGGALWLPFAIGFVVAILTAASYVELVGKYPKAAGAALYTQKAFRTPFLTFIIAFMVMCSGLSSASAAALAFSGDYLGELTDDALPPTLVAIVFILALAALNLRGVAESVKANVVLTLVELTGLAIILAIGAYAVLSGDGEPSRLTDFEAGDGTAYALMTGVLGATALGFFAFVGFEDSVNMAEETKDPARTFPRAIFIGVAVTGTIYVLVALVSSLLVDYKVLQGSSGPLLEVVKAGGIDFPHKLFALIALFAVTNSALINIMMASRLCYGMANERILPRAMGRVLPHRRTPVVGIVFVSLLAIGLVTTGEIEGLGDTTAFLLLCVFAVVNVAVLVLRRDPVDHRHFRAPTALPVLGAVTALILASPLADRPAEVYVRAGVLIAVGIGLWGVNKVVLKARGEE
- a CDS encoding diaminopimelate decarboxylase, which produces MSDQDTETAHASEADRAEAVGPAARRDRAVRAAVEQGLVDPASPIAGLLDVTGIRTAAASLHAAFEAVTPPGTPVLHAFAVKASPLVPVLRLLRDAGIGAEVASPGELALARAAGVPPTHTVLDSPAKTPAELREALALGIAVNADNPQELARIDAMTRSAPTRSPVGLRVNPQIGGGSIGALSTATATSKFGVALRDEGAREWIIQAYLDRPWLTRLHAHSGSQGMPLEMMVRGVAATYELAEEINERAGRHQIDTIDIGGGLPVNFGSDEETPTHAQYARRLKSRVPGLLDGRYGLVTEFGRSLLARHGTILARVEYTKTAGDRPIAVTHAGVQVAARTVYAPASWPLRIAAFDAKGLPKSGPPVGQDVAGPACFAGDLLAENRPLPLLEQGDYAAVLDTGAYYFAHHYSYNSLARPGIYGFAAGAGGEVAFATVREPQTLEEIVAESGGGRRDALRDL
- the hutU gene encoding urocanate hydratase; this translates as MSGPRPVRAPRGTELSALGWQQEAALRMLQNNLDPEVAEHPDKLVVYGGTGKAARDWRSFDAMVRTLKTLKQDETMLVQSGRPVGVMQTHEWAPRVLIANSNLVGDWANWEEFRRLEALGLTMYGQMTAGSWIYIGTQGILQGTYETFAAVAAKKFNGTLAGTITLTAGLGGMGGAQPLAVTMNDGVAICVDVDPRAIERRIEHRYLDVKADNLAHALQLAVEARDARRPLSIGLLGNAAELLPQMLAEGAPIDIVTDQTSAHDPLAYLPVGVDFDDMQTLAAKDPAGFTTRARESMARHVEAMVGFMDAGAEVFDYGNSIRGEAQLAGYDRAFAFPGFVPAYIRPLFCEGKGPFRWAALSGEASDIHKTDKALLDLFPGNESLHRWIKMAGERVHFQGLPARICWLGQGERDKAGDMFNDMVANGTLAAPLAIGRDHLDCGSVASPYRETEAMLDGSDAIADWPLLNAMVNVASGASWVSIHHGGGVGMGRSIHAGQVSVADGTALAGEKIRRVLTNDPGMGVIRHVDAGYDIAESVADEKGVRIPMREGDQA